CTATGCATTAgggtttaaaactttttgtaaaacgcACGAAGCATTTGTGTGTTTTACAATTAAACTAACTAAAACTGAGTTATGCTGCATAActtatgcatatacatatatgcataacTTATGCGTATAACCAACCGCGGCGGTTTTAAGAGAGGGTAGGGGGATGAAGGGGTTCAATCTCCTTGCCTTGTATTATTATAATGGTTGATAAAGACAAAATTCGAATCGAGTAAATGATTTACAAATCGCTTACAATGAAGCTTTTTTCCATTTAgtttaatattgatatttatgtctatctttttttgcttttaaataatattaggtcaactttactattattattttaatattattaatattattattttaatattattaacattagttttttaatattattaatattattattttaatattattaatattatatcaaatataaaagtttttatataaaatcatatcataagtttttatataaaatcatatcttcTTATCTTTCGAACCAgttcttaaatgttatttttgtcatttaatattttaataaattttgtttcttttatcttACAAAGCAATTGTTATatcttatttttgaaaaactataaattttaaacgatatgcgatatatttaaattttcttttataatatatatcagagatatatacattgaaactatattttattgtcaaactatattttgtctagtaatgacgcattttttggggcttaatgataagactaaattagtcttcttctagccccggtcatgtaattattttttttataagttacgactgtaaatttattttttatcggcaaaagtgtaaataaaaaaaaaaaataataaaaaaaaatattattattttaatattattaatattattattttaatattattaatattattattttaatattattaatattattattttaatattattaatattagtattttaatattattaatattagtattttaaaattattaatattattattttaatattaacaatattattattttaatattaataatatttttattttaatattaataatattattattttaataatattattattttaatattattagtattttaatattattagtattattttaatattattagtattattattttaatatggtgAAGCAGTGCGCGAACTGACGTGTTTGAACTGCAACTAAACAAGGAAGTCGaaaatgacataaaaatttacagtttctcaattaaaagaaattttagaacTTCATGATTGTAcaattatcataatttttaacaattaaattgaAAAGTTGGTGAATCAAGTGAATACTTTAAAAGTTGGTGAATCAAGTGAATACTTTAAAAGTTGGTGAATTAAGTGAATACTTTAAAAGTTGGAGAATCAAGTGAATACTTTAAAAGTTGGTGAATCAAGTCAATActttaaaagatgaaaataaagttctaaaacTGGAAattactgatttaaaaaaatctgtcaaTTTTACACGTAATAAATATGACAAAGTTTTAGTTGAATTTGCCGAAGCAAAACCTGATCACagtaaattgaatattttagaaaatattgcaACTGAATCCATGAAGGACAAATTGGAAAAGATAGAAGTAGACGAAATAATTTGAGAATTAATGGAATTAAGGAATCTGAAAACGAATGTTAGGAAGATTGCGAAAGAAAAGTCCAAGATTTTGGTTTTATACCTAAAACCAAACTTGAACTTCAaggaaactttattattaaacgaGAACTTCgagtagaaaaaaaacaaaaactaataataaagtCAAAACCATCGTTgcgaagtttttaaattttaaaaacaaaccagCTATCCTtaacaaatacataaaaatgaaactttggAATCAAAGGTTTTTTATCAACGAAGATGTACtcaaatttgtaacaaaataaaaaaaaatgattagagCGCTAAAGCATCtttttgtaacagttttttttaattttgttttagctaaatacagaatttaaatttttaaatacagaaaCAAAATACACCTTGTTTCATTCAAACcagccaaaaaaaaatactaagcTACCATTACTAAAAATTGCtaccattattaaaaattgatagcataaacatcaaaaatactcAAACCATTAAATTTCTTGGGATAATTATTGATGAAAAGATTTCTTGGAAaaccaatataaaaacattaaatacaaaaatataaaaagtattggCATACTATACAAACTCAAACCTATACTTTCCCAGGAGAATCTAAAAATTATCTAACATATGCTAATATTGCCTAGGcaagtacaaataaatctaaactaaatTCTCTATATATACACCAGAAACACGCatcaagatttatttataataaaaataaattcactcatgccaatcctttattaaaaacttgaatgctttaaatatctatcaaattaATCTATAAcaacatgttttaaataaaattaaaagacattAACATGATTATAGATAACCATGAGCGAGACTAGGTTTTTTCAAACCGAGACGAGACCGCGACGAGAAGTTAGTACTTCTCGTGAGACCGAGAACGAGACGAAACGagaaatttaacaatttttgaaaacaaatttattaaaatccaagtaaaaaaaaaaatgtaaacattgttTCGACAAATAGACACAAATGGCATTTGTcaaatataaacaactttttcaaatattaattcAGAATTTTTTTGCCAAACTTTTCCAACAAGACAATGTTTTCTCTGATTAAGATAAtttgttctactttttctgGGTGTAAGTTGTGTCTGGATGATCGGACGACATTTCCACCAGAGCTAAAAACTCTCTCTGATTTAGTTGAACTTGCTGGAATAGCTAAAATTTGTCTAACTTATGAAGAGAGTTCTGGCAATGTATTTGAATGCAATTTCCACCAATCAAGAATCGAAAAGTCTTTTTTGGCATCAGGGAGATATTCATACTGGCACATTTCGCTCAAAATAGGATTCAGTTCAGATGATGGCGTTTAACTTGCGCTTCAGTTTTGAATTAGGGGACAAATCTGCTGAAAGGACTCTGGCAACAGGTTGGTACTCAACATTATCCTTAATCTGTGAGGCTGACCATTCTtttgttgtttgaaatttttgaagaGCTTTAAGTGAAGTCCCTTTAAAGCAGGATTTAAGTAGTTTGCTCCAGCACTCAATAAGTTTCCAGTGTTACAAAGAGAAAATCTTTTCTCAATGCAGcttttccagttttttttcaTGCAAGACACAGTAGCCATTTTTTCCATCCGTCTCAATAAATTGATCAATTTTGTCATGGATTAAATAAAGAGAATTGGCGACAGTGTTAATTGTTGGAAAAGACTCAGCTCACCACGTTTCTGTAGTTTCTTAAGTGGTGCCAAAATTTCTACTGCTCCCTCGATTGATTTCCACTGTGATGCACTGATGGtctttgaagaaaaaatatcttCATTTGCACATAACCTGATAATTGCACTCTTTAGATGTAGGACAGAAGCCATGCAATCCAATTCACTATTCCATCTTGTGTCAACAGATTGGCGTAACTGTCTAAATTTGATTCCTTGAGTGTCTGATTCTGATTCAAGCAACTCAGCTGCAACTGTTGACTGGTGAGTTAAAGAAGCCAAATCTTTGCATGTTTGCAACGCATCATCCATTCCAGCAGTCATTCCATATGAGTCTCGAACTGCACATTGCAAAATATGATTGTTGCACAAATATTGGTCAAGGCGCTTTGACAATTTGACTGCAAGTTTCATGTTTCTTGCCTGGTCGTTCACGCAGTACATGGGCAAATCAGCAGGCAAATTTAGTTCTTCTAAGAAAGAATCCAGTTTTCCTTCAATTAAGATACCTATGTGTCTGCCTGGGATCTGTTGGACATGGGGTGTCCAGTGATGTAGTCTCCAATTTTCGTCAAAAGCATGAAAAGTCCAAGAAATGTAGCTGTCCTGAACTCTAGAAGTCCAAAGGTCAGAAGTAAATGCAGCACTTTTTAGATTTGGCGTAATCTCCGTTATTATGCTCTTCATTCCAGCTTGAACTTCTCTTGACCGAATTGAAAGCTTTCTTGAATATGTTGTTCTTTAATGAAGGCTCAGTTTAGGGTTTGCAATGTCAAACAATTTCTTGAAACCTCTTCCTTCGACTGCTGAAAAGGATGCCAGATTAGTGCAAAAGTAATCAAGCATTGCAGAGTCAAACTGTTTTTGAATGGAATTGGACTTTGTTTCAAGCATTTCGACCATGGTTTGTTgtttcttcgttttttttcgAGGTGACGATGAAGTCCGCTTGTGTTTCCATCTTTTGTTTTCAAAGACTTTTTGCACGCCTTGCATTCAGCACCGTcacttgttttttgaaaatatctccagattttgttttttcttggtGACATTTTTGATCGTTGAAATGAGCCACGAATATTTCTTTTCAATATGAACAATATGTGTCAAGTTGAATTCCACTGGTAAACTAATGAAATTGAGTCAAAAGTGCaccattttatacaaaaagtttttgtatttaaaatctaattaaaattttttaattagatattttaaaaacatctaattaaaaaatctaattaaaaaaaaagaactaataaTTTTGAGGTTATAAATTCGACCGCtatgtttaaataagttttttgacaaaaaaaaattaaatttttaattacgtttATCAAAATCACGGAGtcaatatattaattaattaaaaaaacaaattgttaagCATTTtgtaagttataataatttttaatttggaaaataatataatatttaagtcTCGTTCTACTTCTCGCGAGAATTTTCTATTTCTCGTTTCTCATGAGAAGTCCCATTTCTCACGAGAAACGAGAACGAGACGAGATCTCGCTCATGGTTAATTATAGATTAAAAGAGTTAGAACTTTTACAAAggtgtttaaaacttttaaaaccataaattttctaaaaaataagtttttttcacccaaaacaaaaatgttttttacttaataagtaaaatgaaaacaaaaaaattgaatgttgtTTATTGTAGCTTTATCTATGAAATTAATGATTTCGACAGGTACCCACAAATTTGTGGAAAAAATATCAGTCGACGgagaaatttaaaagaataataaataaacttgtatGCTGTGTGTTGTAAACTTGTATGTTGTGTGTTGTAAACTTGTATGTTGTGTGTTGTAAACTTGTATGTTATGTGTACATCGGTTAGGGAGAAGAGCTTTAAGTCTTATAACAGAGCACCGTGGACCAGAATTTAataagaagttcacgccttttCCAAACCGTTGTACACACTAcatacaagtttacaacataCAACATACAAGTTCTTTTATTAATCTTTAATCTGCTTCTTTCCTAACCGATGTAGAAAAATTTGTTCAGAGGTGGGTTAGGAACGTAAAGTTTGCGTAGAGGTGAAGTGCTCTTACAAGGTTAATTTTACTACATTaacagaaattattttattaaataaacgaTGGTGTTGAtgtaaaactcaaaaataaccGTTTTTTTTACACCCAACTATGTGTTCCCCCACTATAAATTTCTCTTTTAATAAATGTCTATGATGCGTCTTTGTGACATTTATTAAAGGAGAACTTTTGACATTTATTACAGGAGAAATTTATTATGTGTTATAAAGatgtgttataaaaaaaactattcaaactcATTCTTTAGCTATTGATTGGCttgactaaaatattttaaaagcatgcagtcatgttttaaataagtttttaactcTATATTCTTTTCACTCTTGTTTCCAACTTTGCATTCCTTTTTTGAAGTATGGGTTGGAAGTATAAGAAAGTTACAAgctataaattaaaagtaatgatATTTTTGAGCCTATAAAGATTCGTTAGAAATCGGAGTTACTAGCAGAAGGTTtaccaaaaaaatgttttttatatatatttatatattgtttatagcTTTACAAAGTTCAATTATTGTACTCTGTAAGAAccaaaaaatcatattttggatttttaacacaagttttattacaaatctctaaaataaaaattaaacaataaatgttaAAGTATCATTAGCtttcttaaaaactattataaagtaatttttactaacgttttactaattttttgcGGCAAATATACGGTTAATACTGCCTCTAAAAACAGTCtttgaaaatagttaaaacGACAGTTtgcagttatttttatttttaagttgtatttaatagtaaaataaaagtgttcCTGTTTTCAATTGTACAAACATAGTATTACAAACATTTTACcactatttttgtaaaatattttgacattaaacattaaaatatattttatgaacattttaatattattttaaataaatttataatttggcAAAAGTTCCTTATTTTTAAGATACTATTTACACGTCTTGACATATTCTTGAAATAATATGTTACTTAATTTCCTAAATcacttcaaatatatatatatatatatatatatatatatatatatatatatatatatatatatatatatatatatatatatatatatatgcaggaCCACCCCAAGGAGGGGTGTCTAGCACCCCCTGCCTCCTCTACGAATTTTATTAGTCGGCAAATCGGACTATGGAGTTGGAAAAAATGGATCTATagttggcagtcggcaaatgttgGGAAacaaggatcttttttttttttttcgtttagaTTAGTTAGTCcgtaaaaatttttgtttttggcttaAGTAGGCAAAAAACAGATACATCACCAACCCCCCTCCCCTTTAAAATCTCTTCCGGATGGCCCtgtatatcaggccttgttttaaataaaaaacggcATAGCACATTAGCTTGTCGTggttttgacgtcataaaattatcattatttttttttatttaaggacATTGCATTGATTAACTACCGCAATAGAATTAACgcaaaacaagtttaatttagaattataaaaaaacaaacctagAAGTGGCGGTAACTCAAGATTCGATcgcatttaattttaattatttaaaacttatttatttattcattaatttacttaaaaattattttacttaaatacttataataaaataataaaagactATAGTCTTTTATTATTGTctacaaaagaaaagaaagttacaaaatatTATGTTCTTATTTATACTTGTTACAAAATTAGCCATATTAAAAATCGTCAAAAAAAACTCTAGAAATACGTATCGAACGTAAACAAATATTATGAGTTGaactaaaaaacattatatgagTAATTAACcaatcagtttttaaattatttccaCTAATAGGGGTCATTACCCAAACAGTGTTGAGCTGCAATAACGCAATTAAAAAGTTCTCAAATAGCGTTATAACAAAGTTTTATCGTTATAAGATCAACGTGTTCAGATAAAATGTCTGAACACGTTGATCTTATCAAAAAAACCCATCTGGGTCAGAATATAGAAAACGGAATGCAGAAAAAGAATTTCAAGAAACAAAAAGGTTTATGAATATAGATAAATATGTCACAACAAAAAATCAAGACCTAAATGTGGCGTCTACATTTGGAATAGCAACGAATACATCAGTAGATCAGATTGCTATTAAAGATATTGTGGACGAAGTTTCTTGAAGTGAGGAGACAAAATGCGCTACAACTACAATACCTACTCGTGATGACTCCGTTGGCGATATGCAACAAATACAAATTCCAGATGACCTTAGCACTGTTGTCCCAAATATATAGGATCCAGAATTTCAATTCAgaaattattattcaattataGCTGACTGTACTCCGGACATTACATATTTAAAGCAACTTTCACTGACAATACAATTTGTTGATTTATCATCAGATGACGATAAGATATCagtgaaaaaacattttatagattatttaactataaatgaGTCTACTGGTGAAAGACTCACTAAAgttattatagatattttaaataaatacggaCTGGCATTGAACAATTATAAGCGTCAGTTTTATGAAAACGGGGGTGAACATGAAAGGAAAAAACATTAGGGTTCAAAGGAGAATTTTTGACATAATCCCTTAGCTGTTTATGTGCAGTGTGCCTGTCATAGCTACAATCTCGTACTATGTACGAGATTGATTAGTGCCATCTATGATGCTTTAATTACTTTGGCTTTTGACAatcaaaaaactgatgttcaagTTTCTCAAGAGGCTACTACTCGAAAAGATTTCAGTTTCATTGGTTGTTTGGTATGACATACGTTTTCAAGTTAATGTCGTTAATAAATCTATACAATCAACAGACATGGCAGTGGCGGACCTACAGTACTGCCGATTAGGCGGCCGCCTAATGAGAagtattgtattataattaaagTGTATCTtactttacatttttgaaacttcagaattttttattctttacggTTGCACAAAGTTGGCAAACAACAAGGTTGAAACCCGGGGAAATGAGCGATAGTGTTAAAAACTATGATTAGGCGAATGGCTTTTTCATGCATAAGGCGAAATAAATTTCGCCTAATCTGAGGCTTAAAAAGTCtggaaattataaaaattagccTGATTGGGTTAAAATACGGCCGGTTGGGTTTTAGTTTAGGCTTAAAAAGTCTAGAACAGGGTTGTCCAACGCGTGGCCCGCGGTCCAGAAGGTGGCCCTCGTCAGCCTATGGCATGGCCCGCATATCAAGGTccattaattttgaatttttattttaataaaaatttcaaataacaataataaaataagttctACAGCAACagcatattatttatatatttgtaattcgAAATATACATTCGATTTCGATTATACTTTCACTATATAAATCcgcatttgaaataataaaacgCGCTCTAAagaaaaagcattatttttatatatttaataaagatggCTTCAGCTAAAAGACGTAGATGTGATACTGAAAGCGGTCATGGGGGTCGTGTATTTAATCCTTCTTGGACAACTGACTATTTTGTACATGAACAAAGTTATTCTATTATATGTCTAATTTGTTTGGAGAAAATTTAAAGGCCAATCTCGAATTGATAAGATTGAGTTGTTGAAGAAAACTTTTCTTGCACAACAATCAGTGATGAAAACTAAAGTGATTAGCTCTTACAGTGCtaccaaaataagttttttaatggcAGAAGCTATTGCAAAAAGTGGTAAACCTTTTTGTACTggagatttattaaaaaactgtttaaaaatattttgtaaagagATATGTCCTGAAAAAACACCTACTGTTGAAGACCTTAGCCTCTCACACCAAACTATTGCTAGAAGAGTTGAAGAtctatcaaaaaatattgaattatcattaaaagaaaaattaaataaatgtgaaGCCTATAGTCTGGCACTGGATGAATCAACAGACAGAGGTGATACTGCTCAGCTAGCCATTTTTATTAGAGGTATAACTAGTAACTTTGAAGTAATTGAAGAACTGTTAGATATTATTCATATGAAGGACACAACAAGAGGAGAAGATATTCTCTCTGAAGTGAAAAATAAATTGGTGAAATTTGAATTACCAGAAAAGAAACTCTGTGGTGTCACTACAGATGGAGCAAGTGCACTAACaggaaaaaatattggatttatTGCATTACTTAAGAAATCCATTAATCATGAAATTATTTCATATCACTGCATTATACACCAAGAGCAGTTATGTGCAAAAGTATTGGAGATGAAGAGTGTTAAGGAACTTGTTATTCATACTGTTAACTTTATAAGAAATCGTGGCCTTAATTACAGACAGTTCAAACAATTACTTGAAGGTTGTGGTAGTGAGGCTGAAGATGTAATTTATTTGAGCCAGGTTAGATGGCTTAGTCGATCTGCTACTCTGAAAAGATTTTGGATACTATTACCTGAAATAGTGctgtttctaaaaattaaaggGAAAGACACAAGCTtgcttgaaaatattgactGTCTGAATGATTTGGCATTTTTGATTGACATGACTCAGATGTTAATGGAATTAAATCTTAACTTGCAGGGTAAAGATCAACTTATTagtaaattgtttgaaaatgtagaaacatttgttttaaaatcaaaacttctGAAACAACAATTAAGTTCTAAAGTACTTATCCATTTCAAGGCATTATCAGAAAGAAATATTAATACAATTGACTCTGAAAGATATTGtactcttattttaaaattaattgatgaATTTGACACAagattttgtgattttaaaaaggaaaaaaatgagTTAGACTTATTTGCGCATCCATTTTCCATCAAAGCTGAGACAGTTAGAAATGAATTTCAAATAGAATTAATAGAATTGCAAAACAATAAAGATCTTAAAGAAGCCTACAAAGAAGTAGAGTtgttagaattttataaaaaatacatgagCATTGAAGTTTTTCCTCATTTGTGCAGACatgctattaaatatttttcccaTTTTGGAAGCACATACAACTGCGTACAATTATTCTCAAAAATGATGCATGTAAAGACAGAACAGAGAAATAGATTGACAGATGAACACCTTACTAATACCCTTCGAATTGcatcatcaaatttaaaagcAGACATAGAtcatttatgcaaaaaaaacagTGTCAAGTTTCACATTGATCGAACTTTTGTATAACTTCACTTTGAACCTTAACTATGAGTGtaactgtttaaatttaaataaaaacttcaaatttaataatttttattttgtgtattttatgTTTGTGACCCTCAAGTTGATTTTGAAACGAATTAATGGCCCTTACTGTAAAAAGGTTGGACATCCCTGGtctagaaataaagaaaatacagtttcttaaattaaaatttggtcGATTGGGTTATAATTTAGGCATAAATAGTCtggaaataaaagaaatctgtGAGATTAGGTTAGGGTTTTTGCTCTCTTGGAATTTCTAAATTAAGAtgtctaatatttttgataatgaacgAATTGCTTTAGAGAGAAGCGATACAGTAACTCTTGAGGAGATTAACAAGAAGTTGTCCCTTGAAGTTGATTCTCTGTGTTTTTTAACTGTAGAAAACTTGCATTTATCAATTAATCAAGTTCATTTAAAGCGAAATATCTGCGCAGAAGCATACTTAAGCAAAAATGCAAAATCGAATAATCTTGTACCTATTCTGTAAGTTATTATTTGCTTATACTACagattaaataacttaatgtaaataaagcaatactgctttatttacattaagttatttataatttacattaagttatatataagatttaatATGCACAGcatgttgtttatattttgctAACAAAGCATAAGTTAATTTTACAGAttataaagtaatgttttaatGTGAACTGTAAATCAACTGCAAAAGCTACTTTACTATTATATCTGGCTTTACTATTACGgatttccttatatatatatatatatatatatatatatatatatatatatatatatatatatatatatatatatatatatatatatatatatatattatgttagtgtattctacaaatagagtgctcaatgttcttaaagaacagagcaataatataCATATCAAGACATCTGTAATAATAAtgccacacacacacacacacacatatatatacatacatatatatatatatatatatatatatatatatatatatatatatatatatatatatatatatatatatatgtaagtattgtaatttttaattgtaaaagtaaatttttaaattcattttagatCAAATTCATCTGGTAATTGTCTCTACAGCTTAGTATCATTAGTTATTGTAAGAAATAGTTCATCAGTTGATATTTTAAGGGTTCTCGCCTCAATGGAATTGTTTGTTAATGCTCATTTTTATTCGaaacatacaatttttaatgatatagtTAACAGtggtaaatataattttttttcttatgataacattttaaagatGACATTGTCTAAAACTGTTGTTGATCAAGATAtcactaaaaataaagaatgtgTTCAGTTCGAAGCAATTAATAATTGCTTTGAAAATCAGTGGTCATCTTTAATAATCATCCAGCAGAAGATAATCATAcatcagaattttttaaacgCGTTTTAACCATCCCTGTAGTTGATCTTTTAGATTTAGCTCTTTCTGATAGGTTTGACAATGACATTTTAACTTTGCTCCATGGCTTGAGTATTATCCctgctaaaataatttcttttctaAATGGTCCatcagaaaaaattattggaggGAGagctttaagattttttcagatttttttctGAAGATTTGCCAAATCCATTAGCTTTAGAAGCAGAGAGTGGTCTTTGGGAGATATACTGGACTACCACTAATTATTCCATTCCAAACAATGTGTCTGATACTCTAAAGTCAATTCCATGTATTAAAACTTttgccaatatttttgtttgtttgcagtTATTAGCAACTTCACCTATGACAACATGTTCTTGTGAAAGATCTATTTCAAATCTTCGCAGATTGAAAACCTGGTCAAGATCAACTAGGTCTGGAGATCGTTTGAATGGTTTAGCATTGATGTATACACATAGAGACATAGTTCcagatattcaaaaaattagtgCAAAGAAATGGTAATCGTAAGTTAAACCTTTCGTGAGAACATGAACGCTTCAGTGATTCAGAGTTTGTATAAACTTTacttgtatatatgtatgtatatatatatatatatatatatatgtgtgtgtgtgtgtgtgtgtgtgtatatatatatatatatatatatatatatatatatatatatatatatatatatatatatatatatatatatatgttatattt
This genomic interval from Hydra vulgaris chromosome 01, alternate assembly HydraT2T_AEP contains the following:
- the LOC136074624 gene encoding general transcription factor II-I repeat domain-containing protein 2A-like; the encoded protein is MASAKRRRCDTESGHGGRVFNPSWTTDYFVHEQSQSRIDKIELLKKTFLAQQSVMKTKVISSYSATKISFLMAEAIAKSGKPFCTGDLLKNCLKIFCKEICPEKTPTVEDLSLSHQTIARRVEDLSKNIELSLKEKLNKCEAYSLALDESTDRGDTAQLAIFIRGITSNFEVIEELLDIIHMKDTTRGEDILSEVKNKLVKFELPEKKLCGVTTDGASALTGKNIGFIALLKKSINHEIISYHCIIHQEQLCAKVLEMKSVKELVIHTVNFIRNRGLNYRQFKQLLEGCGSEAEDVIYLSQVRWLSRSATLKRFWILLPEIVLFLKIKGKDTSLLENIDCLNDLAFLIDMTQMLMELNLNLQGKDQLISKLFENVETFVLKSKLLKQQLSSKVLIHFKALSERNINTIDSERYCTLILKLIDEFDTRFCDFKKEKNELDLFAHPFSIKAETVRNEFQIELIELQNNKDLKEAYKEVELLEFYKKYMSIEVFPHLCRHAIKYFSHFGSTYNCVQLFSKMMHVKTEQRNRLTDEHLTNTLRIASSNLKADIDHLCKKNSVKFHIDRTFV